The Oncorhynchus masou masou isolate Uvic2021 chromosome 6, UVic_Omas_1.1, whole genome shotgun sequence genome has a window encoding:
- the LOC135541398 gene encoding stathmin-3-like, translating into MSSTVSAYSDKIKEMSMLSLICSCFYSQPHPNSLYQYGDMEVKSLNKRASGQAFEIILKAPADLSPDRPQPLLSAPKKDLSPDELQKRLEAAEERRKSQEALVLKQLAEKREHERQVLHKAVEENNNFSKMAEEKLNYKMEVNKENREAQLNALKQRLRAKEIHAAEVRRNKELQADLCG; encoded by the exons ATGTCCAGCACTGTATCAG CCTACTCCGACAAGATCAAAGAGATGTCCATGCTGTCTCTGATCTGCTCCTGCTTCTACTCACAACCACACCCCAACAGCCTCTACCAATACGGAG ACATGGAGGTGAAGTCCCTGAACAAGCGGGCATCCGGCCAGGCCTTCGAGATCATTCTGAAGGCCCCCGCTGACCTCTCTCCGGACAGGCCCCAGCCCCTGCTTTCTGCTCCCAAGAAGGACCTCTCCCCGGACGAGCTCCAGAAGAGGCTGGAAGctgcggaggagaggaggaag tctcaGGAGGCCCTGGTGCTGAAGCAGCTAGCTGAGAAGCGGGAGCACGAGCGACAGGTGCTCCACAAGGCTGTGGAGGAGAACAACAACTTCAGCAAGATGGCCGAAGAGAAGCTTAACTACAAGATGGAGGTCAACAAAGAGAACCGCGAGGCCCAGCTGAATGCGCTGAAGCAGCGGCTCCGGGCGAAG GAAATCCATGCCGCTGAGGTCCGTAGAAACAAAGAGCTCCAAGCTGACCTCTGTGGTTGA